In Ostrea edulis chromosome 4, xbOstEdul1.1, whole genome shotgun sequence, a single window of DNA contains:
- the LOC125669689 gene encoding MAPK regulated corepressor interacting protein 2-like, with translation MSKSCHPPLSPWFDLVRTFSRRIQQTLCRMYALQRGPSKLVASTRRGPTKSLNNLEKKDHEKDSSEESSMSSPKPTFNYNQHHVNGKRGFPRSNSSGSAEAVTPQHEEIIRFLYDAWLKVNNEMEACARNQREGGPIMYKDKNPNNPILTNFKPFDLASYWGDRQLNSLNIQK, from the exons ATGTCAAAGTCATGTCA CCCACCTCTATCGCCCTGGTTTGACCTTGTGCGCACCTTTTCGCGCAGAATACAGCAAACGTTATGCAGGATGTATGCATTACAGAGAGGTCCAAGCAAACTCGTCGCCAGCACACGCAGAG GGCCAACGAAATCCCTGAATAACCTTGAAAAAAAGGACCACGAGAAAGATTCCAGTGAGGAAAGCAGTATGAG CTCTCCAAAACCAACTTTCAACTACAATCAACATCATGTAAATGGGAAGCGGGGATTTCCTCGATCAAACAGCAGTGGCTCAGCTGAGGCAGTCACTCCACAACATGAAGAAATCATTAGATTTCTGTATGATG CATGGTTAAAAGTAAACAATGAAATGGAAGCATGTGCTCGCAACCAGAGAGAAG GAGGACCTATAATGTATAAAGATAAAAACCCAAATAACCCTATCCTTACAA ATTTCAAGCCTTTTGATCTGGCATCCTACTGGGGAGATCGCCAGCTAAACAGTTTGAATATACAAAAGTAA
- the LOC125669684 gene encoding thioredoxin domain-containing protein 15-like produces the protein MFLKKYSLTVLTGYLVFITILATENLPNTEGKQSGIEIDTQNQEYTEKDQQERKVVDDTNGEEIHNIQPKTEKEGGEKLVEKEVSNEQLLTEKSPNADVKKILDGEQDTSVPQTDESRKESGGHVKMSDAEEEPSQSFFSFKNFVKNLVNPVLEELEKGESVIQSDIKVPTDVKFNESVSTNVTNTSVPLTTEVKNKTEKKSKFTCIGRNYTAENTSVMIVNNTQLLSILSFDNNNTEGDCVLVLFFVPYCRFCADMAPSFNALVRVYPQLNVIAVDAAQFSNLNAKFGTVSVPNILLFHQSRAVVRFNSTEKSFSNLVSFVKNATGFEPNTTVAVMPEDFIGPLPSFATETTDYMLLVSWLFVIFCSGFMFVQSNLGQQWINRVKILWQEHQHID, from the exons ATGTTCCTGAAAAAGTATTCATTGACAG TTCTTACTGGATATCTTGTGTTCATAACAATTCTTGCCACAGAAAATTTGCCCAACACGGAGGGAAAACAAAGCGGTATAGAAATTGATACCCAAAATCAGGAATACACTGAGAAAGATCAGCAGGAAAGGAAAGTAGTGGATGACACAAATGGAGAAGAGATtcacaatatacaaccaaaaaCTGAAAAAGAAGGAGGGGAGAAATTGGTAGAGAAAGAAGTGAGCAATGAACAGTTATTAACTGAGAAAAGTCCAAATGCTGATGTCAAGAAAATTCTGGATGGAGAACAAGATACGAGTGTACCACAGACAGATGAATCTAGAAAGGAATCGGGTGGTCATGTGAAGATGTCTGATGCTGAGGAGGAACCTAGTCAAAGCTTCTTCTCCTTTAAAAACTTTGTGAAAAATTTGGTTAATCCTGTACTAGAAGAACTAGAAAAAGGAGAAAGTGTGATTCAGTCCGACATAAAAGTACCAACTGATGTGAAATTCAACGAGTCTGTATCAACCAATGTCACCAACACCTCCGTTCCACTGACTAcagaagtaaaaaataaaactgaaaaaaaaagcaAATTTACCTGCATTGGCAGAAATTATACAGCTGAGAATACATCGGTGATGATTGTTAACAATACTCAGTTACTATCCATTTTAAGCTTTGATAATAATAACACAGAGGGGGACTGCGTGTTGGTCTTGTTTTTTGTGCCGTATTGTAGATTTTGTGCAGATATGGCTCCCAGTTTTAATGCCCTAGTAAGGGTGTATCCTCAGCTAAATGTCATTGCAGTAGATGCAGCCCAGTTTAGCAA TTTAAATGCCAAGTTTGGAACTGTCTCTGTACCAAACATCCTTCTGTTTCACCAATCCAGAGCAGTGGTGAGGTTTAACAGCactgaaaaatctttttcaaacCTTGTGTCGTTTGTGAAGAATGCAACAG GTTTTGAACCCAATACAACTGTAGCAGTCATGCCAGAGGATTTCATTGGACCTTTACCAAGCTTTGCTACAGAGACCACAGACTACATGCTGCTGGTGTCATGGCTGTTTGTTATTTTCTGCAGTGGTTTTATGTTTGTTCAGTCTAATCTTGGTCAGCAGTGGATCAACAGAGTCAAAATACTGTGGCAAGAACACCAGCATATTGACTAG
- the LOC125669680 gene encoding ras-associating and dilute domain-containing protein-like isoform X1, translating into MMDVPWGNTSGSQSLDFLHDSDIDLESSLPLYLEERQIRRRVIYTGRKNKSTSDEISTVQELSTDEYTPGVLKIFGDKIVPGVEYKSVLASKRSTAIELVKQALERYGLPTSIHSQYVLCDVVGTCLSSEASSDNTGTELVRRNNSKWRRVCSRVISEYDRPLLLQNYWKPGEGHSRRYELRMKSEFSAIPSEDDTYGLNENARRISMSKLRRGAIPSSITWNERKIEKFADELNLDGTMSRIKSPWMVKKNECNKFFNGLSIEDSTDIPPGPEPAEYLPSKIQNTDTFPFPPTNRPFLLTLRGHDPNRDPLFHVLESRTTLVCNTKQNSSKCIRLCAPDIQIKHCHLHLRRLTSSDNRCPGYNYCLEVECVAPSNIRVNGYPVGSRTTVQCGDMLSLGCYYVFVFKDLTAGMDIPRDLPWLGTVDSNCNLTDDSPYLSKYPNKQNIVHVPPLMLAPAVDDSISVSTVESSGESVGERFRFAYARDKEEEVVKAIAAVIRQNSVEFSLAPAFLYSMCVEYACHQTDRHHVRNLLLRILVVTRESVAELSKALQNNKFNCGLIKSKKHVTIGEDYLKSLIRWMSNCVQLILYLRGQSSKYRTGGRGRLDDDIQGAFQELASGLEEIVVFCFQQTVYTITKALHVLLSAVLDSNPFSENHGSDRRGGVWKIPMVLDVIVQMTTGQQLHTEVTKQLFMYIFFFCSTSVFNRLFLKDSGPIYYNWTAGVRIRANLGELEEWATRNGLDEEFNQLFEKLLTAAELLSTSKSLLLKYDWMNMRVNYQPLNEAQLHRLLQGYNLSGKSAPYGWSPPPEDQHQALQEDEILLEMSGHPPFLFPQDYGVIDLAHPPDDKEFWTHFKKLYTQYGVIEGSSITVFNDSDIGSNASQTPRFTGSFPKVELQKSFFSQPTVKKRNVGNKPPPRRVQFAPTNIEASSDAHECVRSSSNFHQTNASSSSDSVLLRGGVLRCSGGSNPRSVSLNDSADKRLDELITNGLANGTPLPIRGDVQNIRCLSPPPPLPPRNGRENAIDNPPNLPPKPNVENIQISKSSITSEQSASPSVQSLQSGESHVTSEVPFEDDEGDYVFPKEFLVNVNKQILDTQHQHRLATRQQHSPSSPRDDYSDTSDNQDISPRSTSNPVFAVNIAKDSNGLGLGLIDGLYTPLRMAGIYIRKILAGSPAEAQGQISVGDRLLCVNGKSIVGADYQSAMRLIRASGENLTLLIAKGSDAIAAKVSATNC; encoded by the exons ATGATGGATGTTCCGTGGGGAAATACTTCTGGGTCCCAGAGCTTGGACTTTCTTCACGACAGCGACATCGATCTGGAGAGCTCGCTTCCTTTGTATCTTGAGGAACGACAGATTCGCAGGAGAGTGATATATACGGGACGGAAGAACAAATCTACCTCTGACGAAATCAGTACAGTTCAGGAACTGAGTACTGACGAATACACCCCAGGTGTGTTAAAAATATTTGGGGACAAAATTGTTCCTGGCGTAGAGTATAAAAGTGTTCTAGCTTCCAAGAGATCCACTGCGATAGAACTTGTAAAACAGGCATTGGAACGGTATGGATTACCCACGTCTATTCACTCTCAGTACGTGCTCTGTGACGTGGTAGGAACGTGTCTATCTAGTGAGGCGTCATCGGACAATACTGGTACTGAGTTAGTCAGAAGAAATAATTCTAAATGGAGAAGAGTGTGTTCTCGTGTTATATCGGAATACGATCGACCCCTCCTGCTCCAGAATTACTGGAAGCCAGGGGAGGGTCACAGTCGACGATATGAACTCCGTATGAAATCAGAGTTTTCTGCAATTCCCTCGGAGGACGATACGTACGGACTGAATGAGAATGCCCGGCGGATCTCAATGTCCAAACTCCGGAGGGGTGCCATCCCGTCGTCCATTACGTGGAATGAGAGGAAGATAGAAAAGTTTGCAGATGAACTTAATCTAGATGGAACTATGTCACGTATTAAGTCACCATGGATGGTGAAGAAAAACGAGTGCAATAAATTTTTCAATGGGCTAAGCATCGAAGATTCCACCGATATTCCCCCCGGTCCAGAACCTGCGGAGTATCTTCCAAGCAAGATACAAAATACAGACACTTTTCCATTTCCGCCAACAAATCGACCGTTCTTACTGACCCTGAGGGGGCATGACCCAAACAGAGATCCCTTGTTCCATGTGTTAGAGTCCAGAACAACTCTTGTgtgcaatacaaaacagaacaGCTCAAAATGCATCAGACTATGCGCCCCTgatatacaaataaaacacTGCCATCTTCATCTCCGACGTTTGACGTCATCTGACAATCGTTGTCCCGGTTATAACTACTGTTTAGAGGTTGAATGTGTTGCCCCCTCGAACATCCGAGTAAATGGGTATCCTGTCGGCTCCAGAACTACGGTACAATGTGGGGACATGTTGTCACTGGGTTGTTATTACGTGTTCGTCTTTAAGGATCTTACCGCAGGAATGGACATTCCGAGAGATCTTCCGTGGTTAGGGACAGTTGACTCTAACTGTAACTTGACTGATGATAGCCCGTATCTCTCCAAGTACCCCAACAAACAGAACATCGTACACGTCCCTCCCTTAATGTTGGCCCCAGCCGTGGACGACTCCATCTCTGTGTCTACGGTGGAATCCTCAGGCGAGTCAGTGGGAGAGCGCTTCCGGTTCGCCTACGCACGTGATAAAGAAGAGGAGGTTGTCAAGGCGATTGCTGCTGTGATACGTCAGAATTCTGTGGAATTTTCATTGGCTCCCGCCTTTTTGTATAGTATGTGTGTAGAGTATGCCTGTCACCAGACAGATAGACACCACGTCAGAAATCTGTTGCTGAGGATCCTTGTGGTTACCAGGGAGAGTGTTGCG GAGCTGTCTAAAGCATTACAAAACAACAAATTCAATTG TGGTTTGATTAAAAGTAAGAAGCATGTGACTATTGGAGAGGACTACCTGAAATCCTTGATAAGATGGATGTCCAACTGCGTCCAGTTAATACTGTACCTCAGGGGACAATCCTCCAAATACCGGACCGGGGGGAGGGGAAGGTTGGACGACGACATCCAGGGAGCATTTCAAGAACTGGCCTCTGGTCTGGAGGAAATCGTCGTCTTCTGCTTTCAGCAAACTGTCTACACTATCACAAAG GCACTTCATGTGCTGTTGTCAGCAGTGCTGGACAGTAATCCTTTCTCAGAAAATCATGGATCAGATAGGCGAGGAGGAGTGTGGAAAATCCCAATGGTCCTTGACGTCATAGTGCAAATGACCACTGGTCAACAGTTACACACTGAAGTTACAAAACAACTCTTTATgtacattttcttcttttgcaGTACATCTGTTTTCAACAGACTCTTCCTAAAGG ATTCTGGACCAATCTACTATAATTGGACAGCGGGCGTGCGAATTCGTGCCAACCTTGGGGAGTTAGAAGAGTGGGCAACAAGAAATGGTTTGGACGAAGAATTCAATCAACTATTTGAGAAACTCTTAACGGCTGCAGAGCTTCTGTCAACTTCTAAATCCCTTTTACTCAAG TACGACTGGATGAACATGAGAGTAAACTATCAACCACTGAACGAAGCCCAGTTACACCGTCTGTTACAAGGATATAACCTCAGTGGGAAGTCGGCACCATATGGCTGGAGTCCACCCCCAGAAGATCAACATCAAGCTCTGCAGGAGG ATGAGATTCTACTGGAGATGTCCGGACACCCACCTTTCCTATTCCCACAAGACTATGGTGTCATAGATCTCGCTCATCCACCGGACGACAAAGAGTTTTGGACACATTTCAAAAAACTCTACACACAATATGGTGTTATCGAAGGTTCGTCAATTACGGTGTTTA ATGACAGCGACATTGGATCAAACGCTTCACAGACGCCGCGATTTACGGGTAGTTTTCCAAAAGTAGAACTTCAGAAATCGTTTTTCAGTCAGCCAACGGTGAAAAAAAGGAATGTTGGAAATAAACCTCCCCCAAGGCGAGTACAATTTGCCCCCACAAACATCGAAGCCAGCTCTGATGCCCACGAATGTGTACGAAGTTCTAGCAACTTCCACCAAACTAATGCTAGTTCATCAAGTGATTCTGTGTTGCTTAGAGGGGGTGTTCTGAGATGTTCTGGGGGTTCCAATCCAAGATCTGTGTCTCTGAATGACTCGGCTGATAAACGGTTGGATGAACTGATTACAAATGGTCTTGCGAATGGCACTCCTCTTCCCATAAGAGGTGATGTCCAAAACATTCGATGTCTCAGCCCTCCCCCACCCTTGCCTCCCCGTAACGGACGAGAAAACGCCATCGACAATCCACCCAACTTGCCACCCAAACCCAACGTTGAAAACATTCAGATATCTAAATCTTCGATAACATCAGAACAGTCTGCATCTCCCAGTGTTCAGTCCCTTCAAAGTGGTGAAAGTCATGTGACTTCAGAAGTTCCATTTGAGGATGATGAAGGAGATTATGTTTTTCCAAAGGAGTTTCTGGTTAACGTGAACAAACAGATATTGGACACTCAGCATCAACACAGATTAGCCACTAGACAGCAGCACAGTCCCTCATCCCCGAGAGACGACT ATTCTGACACAAGTGATAACCAGGATATATCCCCTCGCTCAACCAGTAACCCAGTATTCGCTGTTAATATAGCCAAAGACAGTAATGGACTGGGGCTCGGGCTTATTGATGGACTG TATACCCCACTTCGTATGGCGGGGATCTATATCCGGAAAATTTTGGCGGGAAGTCCTGCAGAGGCGCAGGGACAGATCTCTGTGGGAGACCGTCTGTTGTGTGTAAACGGTAAAAGCATTGTTGGAGCAGACTATCAAAG TGCTATGAGATTAATAAGAGCGTCTGGTGAAAATCTCACCCTACTTATTGCTAAAGGAAGCGATGCCATCGCCGCGAAAGTGTCTGCTACAAACTGCTGA
- the LOC125669688 gene encoding methyltransferase-like 26 yields MRCPLRLFTTTIRKVRLDNSDNMLQSPSAERNKEPMLNVLKDHLAVDKKGQVLEIASGSGTQIALFAENFPLMTWQPSEIDTRCLESISAYKNHFGLLNLNEPISIDVTTPVQSWNEGKFQIDSMDAVVNMNMIHISPWETAVGLFKGCGTLLKSGGLLFLYGPFAVHGKLTPESNVSFHASLRQRDSSWGIRDVDDVEKLANQNGMSLMKTVSMPANNKTLIFKKS; encoded by the exons ATGCG TTGTCCTCTGAGACTCTTTACTACCACCATCCGTAAAGTCCGATTAGACAATTCAGACAACATGCTGCAATCTCCATCAGCAGAAAGAAACAAGGAGCCTATGCTAAATGTTTTAAAGGACCACTTGGCAGTGGATAAAAAGGGACAGGTCCTGGAAATCGCCTCTGGTTCTGGGACACAAATTGCCCTATTTGCTGAAAATTTTCCTTTGATGACATGGCAGCCCAGTGAAATTGATACAAGGTGTTTAGAAAG TATTTCTGCCTATAAAAATCATTTTGGACTGCTAAATCTAAATGAACCTATTTCAATTGATGTCACAACTCCTGTTCAATCTTGGAATGAAGGAAAATTCCAGATCGATTCAATGGACGCTGTGGTTAACATGAACATGATTCACATATCACCCTGGGAGACTGCAGTA GGTTTATTTAAAGGTTGTGGAACTCTGTTGAAATCTGGTGGTTTGCTTTTTTTGTATGGG CCTTTTGCAGTCCATGGTAAACTGACTCCAGAAAGCAATGTTTCATTTCATGCATCCCTCAGGCAAAG AGACAGCAGCTGGGGAATAAGAGATGTTGATGATGTGGAAAAACTTGCAAACCAGAATGGAATGTCTCTAATGAAAACA GTCAGTATGCCAGCAAAtaataaaactttaatcttcAAGAAATCCTAG
- the LOC125669680 gene encoding ras-associating and dilute domain-containing protein-like isoform X2, producing MMDVPWGNTSGSQSLDFLHDSDIDLESSLPLYLEERQIRRRVIYTGRKNKSTSDEISTVQELSTDEYTPGVLKIFGDKIVPGVEYKSVLASKRSTAIELVKQALERYGLPTSIHSQYVLCDVVGTCLSSEASSDNTGTELVRRNNSKWRRVCSRVISEYDRPLLLQNYWKPGEGHSRRYELRMKSEFSAIPSEDDTYGLNENARRISMSKLRRGAIPSSITWNERKIEKFADELNLDGTMSRIKSPWMVKKNECNKFFNGLSIEDSTDIPPGPEPAEYLPSKIQNTDTFPFPPTNRPFLLTLRGHDPNRDPLFHVLESRTTLVCNTKQNSSKCIRLCAPDIQIKHCHLHLRRLTSSDNRCPGYNYCLEVECVAPSNIRVNGYPVGSRTTVQCGDMLSLGCYYVFVFKDLTAGMDIPRDLPWLGTVDSNCNLTDDSPYLSKYPNKQNIVHVPPLMLAPAVDDSISVSTVESSGESVGERFRFAYARDKEEEVVKAIAAVIRQNSVEFSLAPAFLYSMCVEYACHQTDRHHVRNLLLRILVVTRESVAELSKALQNNKFNCGLIKSKKHVTIGEDYLKSLIRWMSNCVQLILYLRGQSSKYRTGGRGRLDDDIQGAFQELASGLEEIVVFCFQQTVYTITKALHVLLSAVLDSNPFSENHGSDRRGGVWKIPMVLDVIVQMTTGQQLHTEVTKQLFMYIFFFCSTSVFNRLFLKDSGPIYYNWTAGVRIRANLGELEEWATRNGLDEEFNQLFEKLLTAAELLSTSKSLLLKYDWMNMRVNYQPLNEAQLHRLLQGYNLSGKSAPYGWSPPPEDQHQALQEDEILLEMSGHPPFLFPQDYGVIDLAHPPDDKEFWTHFKKLYTQYGVIEDDSDIGSNASQTPRFTGSFPKVELQKSFFSQPTVKKRNVGNKPPPRRVQFAPTNIEASSDAHECVRSSSNFHQTNASSSSDSVLLRGGVLRCSGGSNPRSVSLNDSADKRLDELITNGLANGTPLPIRGDVQNIRCLSPPPPLPPRNGRENAIDNPPNLPPKPNVENIQISKSSITSEQSASPSVQSLQSGESHVTSEVPFEDDEGDYVFPKEFLVNVNKQILDTQHQHRLATRQQHSPSSPRDDYSDTSDNQDISPRSTSNPVFAVNIAKDSNGLGLGLIDGLYTPLRMAGIYIRKILAGSPAEAQGQISVGDRLLCVNGKSIVGADYQSAMRLIRASGENLTLLIAKGSDAIAAKVSATNC from the exons ATGATGGATGTTCCGTGGGGAAATACTTCTGGGTCCCAGAGCTTGGACTTTCTTCACGACAGCGACATCGATCTGGAGAGCTCGCTTCCTTTGTATCTTGAGGAACGACAGATTCGCAGGAGAGTGATATATACGGGACGGAAGAACAAATCTACCTCTGACGAAATCAGTACAGTTCAGGAACTGAGTACTGACGAATACACCCCAGGTGTGTTAAAAATATTTGGGGACAAAATTGTTCCTGGCGTAGAGTATAAAAGTGTTCTAGCTTCCAAGAGATCCACTGCGATAGAACTTGTAAAACAGGCATTGGAACGGTATGGATTACCCACGTCTATTCACTCTCAGTACGTGCTCTGTGACGTGGTAGGAACGTGTCTATCTAGTGAGGCGTCATCGGACAATACTGGTACTGAGTTAGTCAGAAGAAATAATTCTAAATGGAGAAGAGTGTGTTCTCGTGTTATATCGGAATACGATCGACCCCTCCTGCTCCAGAATTACTGGAAGCCAGGGGAGGGTCACAGTCGACGATATGAACTCCGTATGAAATCAGAGTTTTCTGCAATTCCCTCGGAGGACGATACGTACGGACTGAATGAGAATGCCCGGCGGATCTCAATGTCCAAACTCCGGAGGGGTGCCATCCCGTCGTCCATTACGTGGAATGAGAGGAAGATAGAAAAGTTTGCAGATGAACTTAATCTAGATGGAACTATGTCACGTATTAAGTCACCATGGATGGTGAAGAAAAACGAGTGCAATAAATTTTTCAATGGGCTAAGCATCGAAGATTCCACCGATATTCCCCCCGGTCCAGAACCTGCGGAGTATCTTCCAAGCAAGATACAAAATACAGACACTTTTCCATTTCCGCCAACAAATCGACCGTTCTTACTGACCCTGAGGGGGCATGACCCAAACAGAGATCCCTTGTTCCATGTGTTAGAGTCCAGAACAACTCTTGTgtgcaatacaaaacagaacaGCTCAAAATGCATCAGACTATGCGCCCCTgatatacaaataaaacacTGCCATCTTCATCTCCGACGTTTGACGTCATCTGACAATCGTTGTCCCGGTTATAACTACTGTTTAGAGGTTGAATGTGTTGCCCCCTCGAACATCCGAGTAAATGGGTATCCTGTCGGCTCCAGAACTACGGTACAATGTGGGGACATGTTGTCACTGGGTTGTTATTACGTGTTCGTCTTTAAGGATCTTACCGCAGGAATGGACATTCCGAGAGATCTTCCGTGGTTAGGGACAGTTGACTCTAACTGTAACTTGACTGATGATAGCCCGTATCTCTCCAAGTACCCCAACAAACAGAACATCGTACACGTCCCTCCCTTAATGTTGGCCCCAGCCGTGGACGACTCCATCTCTGTGTCTACGGTGGAATCCTCAGGCGAGTCAGTGGGAGAGCGCTTCCGGTTCGCCTACGCACGTGATAAAGAAGAGGAGGTTGTCAAGGCGATTGCTGCTGTGATACGTCAGAATTCTGTGGAATTTTCATTGGCTCCCGCCTTTTTGTATAGTATGTGTGTAGAGTATGCCTGTCACCAGACAGATAGACACCACGTCAGAAATCTGTTGCTGAGGATCCTTGTGGTTACCAGGGAGAGTGTTGCG GAGCTGTCTAAAGCATTACAAAACAACAAATTCAATTG TGGTTTGATTAAAAGTAAGAAGCATGTGACTATTGGAGAGGACTACCTGAAATCCTTGATAAGATGGATGTCCAACTGCGTCCAGTTAATACTGTACCTCAGGGGACAATCCTCCAAATACCGGACCGGGGGGAGGGGAAGGTTGGACGACGACATCCAGGGAGCATTTCAAGAACTGGCCTCTGGTCTGGAGGAAATCGTCGTCTTCTGCTTTCAGCAAACTGTCTACACTATCACAAAG GCACTTCATGTGCTGTTGTCAGCAGTGCTGGACAGTAATCCTTTCTCAGAAAATCATGGATCAGATAGGCGAGGAGGAGTGTGGAAAATCCCAATGGTCCTTGACGTCATAGTGCAAATGACCACTGGTCAACAGTTACACACTGAAGTTACAAAACAACTCTTTATgtacattttcttcttttgcaGTACATCTGTTTTCAACAGACTCTTCCTAAAGG ATTCTGGACCAATCTACTATAATTGGACAGCGGGCGTGCGAATTCGTGCCAACCTTGGGGAGTTAGAAGAGTGGGCAACAAGAAATGGTTTGGACGAAGAATTCAATCAACTATTTGAGAAACTCTTAACGGCTGCAGAGCTTCTGTCAACTTCTAAATCCCTTTTACTCAAG TACGACTGGATGAACATGAGAGTAAACTATCAACCACTGAACGAAGCCCAGTTACACCGTCTGTTACAAGGATATAACCTCAGTGGGAAGTCGGCACCATATGGCTGGAGTCCACCCCCAGAAGATCAACATCAAGCTCTGCAGGAGG ATGAGATTCTACTGGAGATGTCCGGACACCCACCTTTCCTATTCCCACAAGACTATGGTGTCATAGATCTCGCTCATCCACCGGACGACAAAGAGTTTTGGACACATTTCAAAAAACTCTACACACAATATGGTGTTATCGAAG ATGACAGCGACATTGGATCAAACGCTTCACAGACGCCGCGATTTACGGGTAGTTTTCCAAAAGTAGAACTTCAGAAATCGTTTTTCAGTCAGCCAACGGTGAAAAAAAGGAATGTTGGAAATAAACCTCCCCCAAGGCGAGTACAATTTGCCCCCACAAACATCGAAGCCAGCTCTGATGCCCACGAATGTGTACGAAGTTCTAGCAACTTCCACCAAACTAATGCTAGTTCATCAAGTGATTCTGTGTTGCTTAGAGGGGGTGTTCTGAGATGTTCTGGGGGTTCCAATCCAAGATCTGTGTCTCTGAATGACTCGGCTGATAAACGGTTGGATGAACTGATTACAAATGGTCTTGCGAATGGCACTCCTCTTCCCATAAGAGGTGATGTCCAAAACATTCGATGTCTCAGCCCTCCCCCACCCTTGCCTCCCCGTAACGGACGAGAAAACGCCATCGACAATCCACCCAACTTGCCACCCAAACCCAACGTTGAAAACATTCAGATATCTAAATCTTCGATAACATCAGAACAGTCTGCATCTCCCAGTGTTCAGTCCCTTCAAAGTGGTGAAAGTCATGTGACTTCAGAAGTTCCATTTGAGGATGATGAAGGAGATTATGTTTTTCCAAAGGAGTTTCTGGTTAACGTGAACAAACAGATATTGGACACTCAGCATCAACACAGATTAGCCACTAGACAGCAGCACAGTCCCTCATCCCCGAGAGACGACT ATTCTGACACAAGTGATAACCAGGATATATCCCCTCGCTCAACCAGTAACCCAGTATTCGCTGTTAATATAGCCAAAGACAGTAATGGACTGGGGCTCGGGCTTATTGATGGACTG TATACCCCACTTCGTATGGCGGGGATCTATATCCGGAAAATTTTGGCGGGAAGTCCTGCAGAGGCGCAGGGACAGATCTCTGTGGGAGACCGTCTGTTGTGTGTAAACGGTAAAAGCATTGTTGGAGCAGACTATCAAAG TGCTATGAGATTAATAAGAGCGTCTGGTGAAAATCTCACCCTACTTATTGCTAAAGGAAGCGATGCCATCGCCGCGAAAGTGTCTGCTACAAACTGCTGA